Proteins from a genomic interval of Sphingobacterium sp. SYP-B4668:
- a CDS encoding 4-hydroxy-3-methylbut-2-enyl diphosphate reductase produces the protein MAKNLTVTIDKDSGFCFGVVYAIDMAEEILEEDGYLYCLGDIVHNDEEVARLKAKGLRIISHEDLPNLQNEKVLIRAHGEAPETYKIALKNNITLIDASCPVVLKLQNRIKTSHDDDEKILIFGKHGHAEVIGLQGQTNNEALVFQDINELDQVELPSSFTLYSQTTKSVDKFYEIKEELIKRGYDVKANDTICRQVSNRYEDLGEFARQYDKIVFVSGKKSSNGKVLYDVCLKANPNSYFISGVDEIDQTVFSEGDTVGICGATSTPMWLMKDVQKALQGL, from the coding sequence ATGGCTAAGAATCTGACTGTAACGATAGATAAGGATTCAGGGTTCTGCTTCGGTGTAGTGTATGCTATAGATATGGCCGAAGAGATTCTGGAAGAGGATGGTTATTTATACTGTCTAGGAGATATAGTACACAATGATGAAGAGGTCGCTAGACTAAAAGCTAAAGGTCTACGGATCATAAGCCATGAGGACTTGCCCAATCTCCAAAATGAAAAGGTATTGATTCGTGCGCATGGAGAAGCGCCCGAAACGTACAAAATAGCCCTGAAGAACAATATCACCCTGATTGATGCCTCTTGTCCCGTTGTGCTGAAATTACAGAATCGGATAAAAACATCACATGACGATGATGAGAAAATTCTCATTTTTGGGAAACATGGGCACGCTGAGGTTATTGGCCTACAAGGACAAACCAATAACGAGGCCTTGGTTTTTCAGGATATCAACGAGTTGGATCAGGTTGAACTACCATCCAGTTTCACCCTATATAGCCAAACCACCAAATCGGTAGATAAATTTTACGAGATTAAAGAAGAACTGATTAAGCGGGGCTACGATGTCAAAGCCAATGATACCATCTGTAGACAGGTATCCAATCGCTATGAAGACTTAGGTGAATTTGCCCGTCAATATGATAAAATAGTATTCGTCTCCGGGAAAAAATCTTCCAATGGAAAGGTACTCTATGACGTTTGTTTAAAAGCTAATCCAAATAGTTACTTCATTTCTGGTGTCGATGAAATCGACCAAACGGTATTTTCGGAAGGCGATACTGTGGGTATCTGCGGCGCTACCTCTACTCCAATGTGGCTGATGAAGGATGTCCAAAAAGCACTGCAAGGTCTATAA